In a genomic window of Candidatus Manganitrophaceae bacterium:
- a CDS encoding VCBS repeat-containing protein has protein sequence MFRLSQVPLRDVLINKDVPTTFPFRLILISTKSLRLASVFSLLSIFLFSLCGSVAWAAGDETPSNGDRAPVSSNESFQSSLFTGGFSDAIPIIVPPGTRLQPTLALAYSSGSASSQSFLGVGWSLSGLGSIDRSSKKGVPLYDAINGNPTTGTDQYTLNLGATHELVHISNDGRSPFHTKIETFLRIAFTTISHPHATKGGFATVYWVVTDKNGTQFRFGFNADSNVIALNPDGTSKRATRAWYLDRVADTHGNYIEISYAQDTLDSTRPNNGGVYPSKITYTKNDSAPLNSLRTVDFVYEQQPRPDIVTDYSSGSLVKIDRRLKSIDIKVSGTLVRSYQLTYKISPVSGKSLFKSIQQIGAEAASNSQNSLPPTSFTYQENLAQWAKSPGWGASIPAALLKDGKFDGVQVVDVNGDSLPDFVKSISTAAGGSVKQVWLNNGSGWSAPNAAWANTIPTSFTIDGVDNGVRLIDVNGDGAPDFVQSTATSKAVWLNTGNGWSATPDTAWSGSIPISFLAPVENIVFDQGVQVVDVNGDGLPDFVQNLKIENYQKNRCVLVPNCPGNPICGNSCNKEATTDYFLDSTSSSKGVWINTGSGWAQDTGLTNGLPAEPLTKIISKKDVANCNPEYEPDPPPHPGLIIGCVISDQGLITNTIRPIDTWTRFMDANGDGLLDIISSLVDGLGNFITKQIFLNTGKGWISDAGYSNSIPKGLAKKGAEVDDYTSTGTELISLNGNRGSDLVSFEPDGAGNFTHSVFLNWLTGWTTQGPDQDQRNAAWTAAIAGLPKGQLTNDRQLVGHQFIDLNGDGLPDFLVSTLDTSTNTPFKEVHLANGPAPDLLIQVQNNSGGKTIVQYKPAVQYLGSGGEILNSKIPFIIQTVQSIISDSGITGQPLGSVSYSYSGGLFDGASREFRGFRSVKVMDAAGTYTETSFLQDNIFKGRVDFTEVRNGPNPLNLFSRVVNFWDYTSHYSGVLFPFLLKEDRYVHDGSDSPQRTETLYEYDPYGNIKKVDSRGDLSKTGDERVDGVDFIYNDTADFYIVSHPSRKFTTDDFGTLLTQTWFGYDVAVLDPANPSAGGVSPTRGDVTSIVDWFPEGANPMTTFGYDVYGNQIKITDARGNSSKTVFDSLFHSVPIIMTNAKEQSVLKKYYGIDVPVSPDGPIPGLLASVTDINQITVSYKYDALGRVTQEIIPPDTAATPTVQYSYERDGIPPESTLMKKRDTSPNGGGTLESATFTDGFGRVIQSKRESHDPATQITVDQTYNNRGQVESSSIPYLVQGPLIYSSPLSQPKTTTSYDPVGRVTTITNPDGSYATLTPLQWSTTIINSNGQKRVESHDAYGQLIKVEEYKGNDGRTPPAESFSLYATTEYQYDLLGRLKKVIDEKKNETVINYDSLGRKKSMRDPDIGNWSYEYDAVGNLKRQVDAKGQSIYFSYDALNRLISKGFQEDTRPPTVPTNVTATPTSTGYGISVSWNASTDNARVEAYDVFRNGSATPVGRSTTLSFIDTNLSPNTTYSYTVSAIDPAGNASAQSSPSASGTTRPDTVSPDVAPSNASAVAVSETQMNVTWVAAHDDVGIAGYKIERFDSGWVEIGSSAVPFFADNTVTAWKFCEYRVRGYDAAGNYSNYSASSPGVRALDLTPPPPVSGLRMVDFGGTTVYHLTWNPSADNSGFPVHFNIVKGPPNPTTKSTNQFFYDFDRTARATYTVYEIDAAGNFSQGVSVTFP, from the coding sequence ATGTTTCGATTAAGCCAGGTTCCGCTTCGGGATGTTTTAATAAATAAAGACGTTCCCACTACCTTTCCTTTCCGTCTTATCCTAATCAGTACCAAAAGCCTGCGTCTCGCATCGGTGTTCTCTCTTCTTTCTATTTTTCTATTTAGTCTCTGTGGCTCAGTCGCGTGGGCTGCGGGCGATGAGACCCCATCGAATGGTGATCGTGCACCCGTAAGCAGCAATGAATCCTTTCAGAGCTCCCTATTTACTGGCGGCTTTTCAGATGCCATACCGATTATTGTCCCGCCCGGCACCAGGCTTCAGCCGACTCTCGCGCTTGCTTACAGCAGTGGTTCTGCCTCCTCCCAGTCGTTTCTAGGGGTTGGCTGGTCGCTCTCCGGATTAGGATCGATTGATCGGAGCAGCAAAAAAGGGGTGCCTCTATATGACGCCATCAATGGTAATCCGACCACAGGGACCGATCAATACACACTGAACCTGGGTGCAACGCATGAGTTGGTTCATATCTCTAACGATGGCAGAAGTCCTTTCCACACCAAAATAGAAACCTTTCTTCGAATTGCTTTCACTACGATCTCACATCCTCATGCTACCAAAGGGGGATTTGCAACGGTGTACTGGGTTGTCACCGATAAGAATGGCACCCAATTCCGATTTGGATTTAACGCTGATTCCAATGTTATCGCCCTAAATCCCGACGGGACTTCCAAACGAGCGACACGGGCATGGTATTTAGATCGAGTGGCCGATACACATGGTAATTATATAGAAATTAGCTATGCCCAAGATACGCTCGACTCCACCCGGCCGAATAATGGAGGAGTTTATCCGTCAAAAATAACCTATACCAAAAATGATTCAGCTCCGCTTAATTCTCTTCGAACCGTCGATTTTGTCTATGAGCAGCAGCCAAGGCCCGATATCGTAACGGATTACAGCAGCGGCTCTTTAGTTAAAATTGATAGACGCCTTAAATCAATCGACATTAAAGTCAGCGGGACTTTAGTCAGAAGTTATCAGCTGACTTATAAAATAAGTCCCGTTTCCGGAAAGTCTTTGTTTAAATCGATACAGCAAATCGGAGCGGAGGCTGCTTCGAATTCTCAGAACTCGTTGCCGCCGACGAGCTTTACCTATCAGGAGAATCTAGCTCAATGGGCAAAAAGCCCAGGCTGGGGTGCCAGCATCCCGGCGGCGTTATTAAAAGACGGTAAGTTTGACGGAGTTCAGGTCGTCGATGTGAATGGAGATAGCCTTCCAGATTTTGTCAAAAGTATATCAACCGCGGCAGGTGGCTCCGTGAAGCAGGTCTGGTTAAACAATGGCAGTGGGTGGTCAGCTCCTAACGCTGCTTGGGCTAATACCATCCCGACCTCCTTCACCATAGATGGAGTTGACAACGGGGTGAGGCTTATCGACGTCAATGGAGATGGGGCGCCTGATTTTGTCCAGAGTACTGCAACTTCTAAAGCAGTCTGGCTGAACACCGGTAACGGCTGGAGTGCAACGCCTGACACTGCCTGGTCGGGGAGTATCCCAATTTCTTTTTTGGCTCCAGTCGAGAATATTGTCTTCGATCAAGGGGTGCAAGTAGTCGATGTGAATGGAGATGGCCTGCCTGATTTTGTTCAAAATCTTAAGATAGAAAACTATCAAAAGAATCGCTGTGTACTCGTTCCAAATTGCCCGGGCAATCCCATCTGTGGAAACAGTTGCAACAAAGAGGCTACAACAGATTATTTTCTGGATAGCACCTCATCCTCGAAAGGAGTCTGGATTAATACGGGAAGTGGTTGGGCTCAAGATACAGGATTAACCAACGGCTTACCTGCAGAGCCGCTGACCAAAATAATTTCCAAGAAGGATGTCGCCAACTGCAACCCTGAATATGAGCCTGACCCGCCGCCTCATCCAGGATTAATTATCGGCTGTGTAATCAGTGATCAGGGCCTAATCACAAATACGATCAGGCCAATTGATACTTGGACTCGTTTTATGGACGCAAATGGGGACGGTCTCTTGGATATCATTTCCAGCCTTGTAGATGGGCTAGGAAATTTCATAACGAAGCAGATTTTTCTTAATACGGGCAAGGGCTGGATCAGTGATGCAGGCTACTCTAATTCAATTCCCAAGGGTCTTGCGAAGAAGGGGGCCGAGGTCGATGACTATACCTCGACCGGTACGGAGCTGATCAGTCTCAACGGAAATCGCGGATCGGATCTGGTTTCCTTCGAGCCGGATGGTGCGGGGAATTTCACCCATTCGGTATTTCTTAATTGGCTCACTGGTTGGACGACGCAGGGCCCGGATCAGGATCAAAGGAATGCCGCATGGACAGCGGCGATTGCAGGCCTTCCGAAGGGTCAGCTGACCAACGATCGGCAGCTCGTCGGCCATCAGTTCATCGATCTTAACGGCGATGGGCTCCCGGACTTTCTCGTTAGCACACTGGATACCAGTACCAACACTCCCTTCAAAGAGGTCCATCTTGCCAACGGGCCTGCCCCAGATCTGCTGATTCAAGTTCAAAATAATTCCGGAGGAAAAACGATTGTCCAGTATAAGCCGGCCGTTCAGTATCTTGGGTCTGGTGGGGAGATCTTAAATTCAAAAATACCTTTTATTATTCAAACCGTCCAATCAATCATCAGCGACAGCGGGATCACAGGGCAGCCGTTGGGCTCCGTTAGCTACAGCTATTCGGGTGGACTTTTTGATGGGGCCAGCAGAGAATTTAGAGGCTTTCGCTCTGTAAAAGTAATGGATGCGGCAGGCACATATACCGAGACCTCCTTTCTGCAAGATAATATTTTTAAAGGAAGAGTTGATTTTACGGAGGTTCGAAATGGTCCGAACCCATTGAACCTATTTAGCCGGGTTGTTAATTTCTGGGACTATACTTCGCACTATTCGGGAGTGCTTTTCCCCTTTCTTTTGAAAGAAGATCGGTATGTGCACGATGGCTCAGACAGCCCTCAGCGAACAGAGACTCTCTATGAGTATGATCCCTATGGAAATATCAAAAAGGTCGATAGCCGGGGAGATCTGTCCAAAACAGGAGATGAGCGAGTAGATGGAGTCGACTTTATTTATAACGATACAGCCGATTTCTATATTGTTTCGCACCCCTCAAGAAAGTTCACGACCGATGATTTTGGAACACTTCTTACTCAAACATGGTTTGGCTATGATGTTGCTGTTCTCGATCCAGCAAATCCTTCCGCCGGTGGAGTTTCTCCGACCAGAGGAGATGTGACTAGTATTGTTGACTGGTTTCCGGAAGGTGCCAATCCGATGACCACATTCGGTTATGATGTTTATGGAAATCAGATCAAGATCACCGATGCCCGTGGAAATAGTTCAAAGACAGTCTTTGACAGCCTCTTTCACTCGGTACCTATTATTATGACGAATGCAAAAGAACAATCCGTTCTAAAAAAGTATTATGGTATTGATGTCCCGGTCAGCCCAGATGGCCCTATCCCAGGTTTGCTGGCTTCGGTTACCGATATAAATCAGATTACGGTTTCTTACAAGTACGATGCATTGGGACGAGTCACACAGGAGATTATCCCCCCCGATACCGCAGCAACCCCGACCGTCCAGTACTCCTATGAGCGGGATGGTATTCCTCCAGAATCAACTTTAATGAAAAAAAGAGACACCTCTCCGAATGGCGGCGGAACCTTAGAGAGCGCTACTTTCACTGATGGTTTCGGACGGGTCATCCAGAGCAAGCGGGAGTCGCATGACCCGGCCACGCAAATTACAGTAGACCAAACCTATAATAACAGAGGACAGGTGGAGAGTAGCTCTATCCCTTATTTAGTTCAGGGGCCGCTCATTTATAGCTCCCCGCTGTCTCAACCGAAGACGACGACTTCATATGATCCGGTTGGCCGTGTTACCACAATCACCAATCCAGATGGCAGTTATGCCACCCTCACACCGCTTCAATGGTCGACCACGATTATCAATTCAAATGGCCAGAAGCGCGTAGAGTCCCATGATGCATATGGACAGTTAATTAAAGTAGAGGAATATAAGGGAAATGATGGCAGAACCCCCCCCGCTGAAAGCTTTTCGCTCTATGCCACCACTGAATACCAATATGATCTCTTAGGACGGCTCAAAAAAGTCATTGATGAGAAGAAGAATGAGACGGTCATAAATTATGACAGCTTAGGCCGCAAGAAATCGATGCGAGATCCTGACATTGGAAATTGGTCTTATGAATACGATGCAGTTGGAAATCTAAAAAGACAAGTCGACGCAAAAGGCCAATCAATCTATTTTAGTTATGATGCCTTAAACCGTCTTATCAGTAAGGGCTTCCAGGAGGATACTCGGCCGCCGACAGTTCCCACGAATGTAACGGCTACACCTACCAGCACCGGATATGGAATAAGCGTTTCCTGGAATGCCTCCACCGACAATGCGCGCGTCGAGGCATATGATGTTTTCAGAAATGGGAGTGCCACTCCGGTGGGGAGATCGACGACACTTAGTTTTATCGACACTAATCTCTCTCCCAATACGACGTATAGTTATACGGTTTCTGCAATTGACCCTGCCGGCAATGCTTCGGCTCAATCCTCTCCTTCCGCGAGCGGTACAACACGGCCAGATACTGTGAGTCCGGATGTGGCTCCCAGCAATGCTTCTGCTGTGGCTGTGAGTGAAACACAGATGAACGTGACTTGGGTTGCGGCCCATGACGATGTCGGTATCGCCGGTTATAAGATTGAGCGGTTTGACTCTGGTTGGGTTGAGATTGGAAGCTCTGCTGTACCATTCTTTGCAGACAACACTGTGACAGCTTGGAAATTCTGTGAGTACCGGGTCAGAGGGTATGATGCCGCAGGCAACTATAGTAATTACTCTGCATCCAGTCCTGGAGTACGGGCCCTGGATCTAACGCCGCCACCTCCGGTATCTGGTCTGCGGATGGTCGATTTTGGAGGTACTACCGTTTACCATCTAACTTGGAACCCCAGTGCAGACAACAGCGGTTTTCCGGTCCATTTTAATATCGTGAAGGGCCCCCCAAACCCAACAACAAAATCTACCAATCAGTTTTTTTATGATTTTGATCGGACGGCAAGAGCGACATATACGGTTTATGAAATTGATGCTGCCGGCAATTTTAGCCAAGGTGTCTCAGTCACGTTTCCCTAG
- a CDS encoding carboxypeptidase regulatory-like domain-containing protein, with amino-acid sequence MKKPVLTSIYFFVGIVFIALGLPSISWGQTFTDTFERSDSTNIGPDWNEYASDLAIVSNQVRNLNSGPKAAQFMKSIGPDQAVSVDCGVLAASNSCAVMARWSDQSNFYLARLDVGAQNIALFKVVGGTLSPLGALATRTMTYNTYYRLRLVVSGPSISIFFGDEDNAAISVLDNSLTSGNYSGILASASAANTVLFDNFNVSVPMIDSFDRADGTNLGSKWNEYGPDLQIFSNQVRNADSGLKVAQFTTAIGPDQNVSVDCKVTASSNSCAVMARWSTTNNFYAARLDVGQGNIALLKMVNGVSTPIGTTAARSLSVDTYYRLRLVIRGSTLSVYFAGETTPAISIADTSLTVGDYAGVLAVTTGANTAWFDNFAASTPYPLSDTFDRTNSSNLGSNWDEYQPDLEVFNNQIRNVDINGKAARFRRSIGPNQDVAVDCAVIAASNSCAVIARWSNSTNFYTARLDAGAGNIALLKIVNGVAAPVGTVAARSLSYSTYYRLRLVVNGSLLSVFFANEVMPAISVVDTSLSAGDYAGILSVANAANTTYFNNFNVGLPLSAPTNLAAIDTASDQGGTLSLSWTASPNAGITEQRIYRATTSGGTYSLIATILNNTTTSYSDVGLTNGIVYYYVIRAYGPYESVNSNEAQANPVDNVAPHVPMTLQATDVAPDSGGALLLSWTPSIDTDVTQQRLYRSTIAGGPYSTLVTTLMNNTTSSYIDNGLVNGTPYYYVIRAYDGTSESANSTETSAIPLNNSATIIGRVTKSDGSTLSGADTTIYQGGIIKGSATSGSDGRYTIANLIAGTYELTCSITGYLTQRTAVDAPAGQTTAADCQLQDANGIATFNYDETGATFGKGLGQLTSVIDSTGNKVIFQYNERGRAIGETRTIDGINYTFSSTFDSLNRLDTITYPDSSQVRYRYLNNGLLEKVDDPQAAAGATPYVQYSGYNVLGQPSLLTFGNGVTTAYAYQADNFRLHSILTKDPTTNKCFQSMDYTYDFKGNVATINDYRNASGICGTTSVSQEFKYDHLSRLKTALGPYGANGAAKFIYDYNEIGNINSVKNCAPDETSCSDSLYTYLPSGPASQQPHAVTQVGNQNYQYDKNGNMLTGAGRSIDYNQENRPDTIRIGTTSVIQFTYDAGGTKIKKLLQKGTAQETTLYISSLYECKQGSGTVGTSCSKYITAGGRLIAMKDGQSTHYFHPDHLGSTNIITNSQRDTGGLIQIDQKLNYLPFGTTRSDSTDPLGGTRYKYTGQELDSDTADAAGNALYDYGARLYDPALGRFIMADPIVPHPGNPQSFNRYSYVRNNPINMIDPTGYAECSAYITTNTTNNGGTTSVNTVPQGGLAPGLNTIVIRPYTVCGYQVDSFSCSQIGKNTYAFQSVGSINGTPIWTYDAIVTMPIQRAEYGADLKAFREREAIYARGFAASMASENRFRAMTAALPMLDFPEPPQEQDGILAAPDMPLPPRESSSAESARGSGGGMQLAMGPTKGGVDQAGDFLGGITDMFKDYNDLDLLAHDWNQFISDYMALSSKLEVGQTQQAWLVMDIMPPHRYRGLAETSSGFLTNNATDMLPITVFGITGPDSPYKFRIDADRFCANGKC; translated from the coding sequence ATGAAAAAGCCAGTCCTGACCTCTATTTATTTCTTTGTGGGCATCGTTTTTATTGCCCTCGGCTTGCCTAGTATTTCGTGGGGACAGACCTTTACAGATACCTTCGAGCGGTCCGATAGCACGAACATCGGACCCGATTGGAATGAATATGCTTCCGATTTAGCAATTGTTTCTAATCAGGTTCGGAACCTAAATAGCGGTCCCAAGGCCGCGCAGTTTATGAAATCTATCGGACCGGACCAGGCGGTCTCGGTTGACTGTGGCGTCCTTGCCGCCAGTAACAGCTGTGCAGTGATGGCACGCTGGTCTGATCAGAGCAATTTCTATTTGGCCAGGTTAGATGTCGGAGCACAGAACATTGCTCTTTTTAAGGTAGTCGGTGGGACCCTGTCACCACTTGGAGCACTGGCTACGCGAACAATGACATATAATACATACTACCGCCTCCGCTTAGTTGTCTCGGGACCGTCTATTTCAATTTTCTTTGGGGATGAAGACAACGCTGCCATTTCAGTTTTGGACAATTCACTGACTTCTGGCAATTACTCCGGCATCCTTGCTTCAGCTTCTGCCGCCAACACCGTTTTATTCGATAATTTTAATGTATCAGTCCCTATGATAGATAGCTTTGACCGCGCAGACGGCACCAATCTGGGGTCCAAGTGGAATGAATATGGACCTGACCTGCAGATCTTCAGCAACCAGGTTAGAAACGCCGATTCGGGACTAAAAGTGGCTCAATTTACGACTGCAATCGGCCCGGATCAGAATGTCTCGGTAGATTGTAAAGTCACCGCTTCGAGCAATAGCTGTGCGGTAATGGCACGATGGTCCACTACGAATAATTTCTATGCCGCGCGGTTAGACGTCGGACAAGGGAATATTGCCCTTTTGAAAATGGTTAATGGGGTTTCGACACCGATCGGTACCACGGCGGCCCGTTCACTTTCTGTCGATACCTACTATCGCCTTCGTCTGGTGATTAGAGGATCCACTTTGAGTGTCTATTTTGCTGGAGAGACCACGCCGGCTATATCAATTGCGGATACCAGTCTGACGGTTGGCGATTACGCTGGAGTTTTGGCCGTTACCACAGGCGCTAATACAGCATGGTTTGATAACTTCGCTGCCAGCACTCCCTATCCTCTGAGTGACACTTTCGATCGGACGAACAGTAGCAATCTAGGAAGCAATTGGGACGAATATCAGCCGGATTTAGAGGTCTTTAACAACCAAATCCGAAATGTCGACATCAATGGTAAAGCGGCGAGATTCCGTCGATCAATCGGCCCCAATCAGGATGTTGCTGTCGACTGCGCGGTCATCGCAGCAAGCAATAGCTGTGCGGTCATCGCACGTTGGTCGAATTCAACTAACTTTTATACGGCCAGGCTCGATGCCGGAGCGGGAAACATTGCACTCTTAAAAATAGTCAACGGAGTGGCAGCCCCGGTCGGAACCGTCGCGGCCAGATCCCTCTCTTATAGTACCTATTACCGCCTCCGTCTGGTGGTCAATGGAAGCTTGCTCTCAGTTTTCTTTGCGAATGAGGTGATGCCCGCCATCTCAGTGGTTGATACATCATTGAGTGCGGGAGATTATGCCGGAATTTTATCCGTCGCTAACGCAGCCAATACCACCTATTTCAATAATTTCAATGTGGGTCTCCCGCTGTCTGCACCGACCAACCTCGCGGCAATCGATACCGCCTCAGATCAAGGCGGCACCCTCAGTCTGTCGTGGACTGCTTCCCCCAATGCGGGAATAACGGAGCAGCGGATTTATCGAGCAACGACAAGTGGCGGGACCTATAGCCTCATTGCGACCATTCTGAATAACACGACCACTTCCTACTCTGACGTAGGATTGACGAACGGAATAGTCTACTATTACGTAATACGGGCGTATGGCCCATATGAGAGTGTGAACAGCAACGAGGCACAAGCCAACCCTGTCGACAATGTCGCCCCTCACGTACCGATGACATTGCAGGCGACAGATGTAGCACCCGATTCAGGCGGAGCCCTGCTGCTGAGCTGGACCCCATCGATTGATACCGATGTTACACAGCAGCGTCTTTACCGATCGACGATAGCCGGCGGTCCCTACTCGACGTTGGTTACTACACTGATGAACAATACTACTTCCAGTTATATAGATAACGGTTTGGTAAATGGAACGCCATACTACTACGTAATCAGGGCTTATGATGGAACCAGCGAGAGTGCCAACAGCACCGAGACCAGCGCTATCCCGCTAAATAACAGTGCGACGATCATTGGGCGCGTTACGAAATCTGACGGTTCAACGCTTTCTGGGGCCGACACCACAATCTATCAGGGTGGTATTATAAAGGGCTCCGCCACATCAGGAAGCGATGGAAGGTACACGATTGCCAATCTGATCGCTGGCACTTATGAGCTGACCTGCAGCATCACTGGATATCTTACCCAGCGAACGGCAGTGGATGCTCCAGCAGGACAGACAACGGCCGCTGACTGTCAGCTGCAAGATGCAAATGGAATTGCAACGTTCAATTATGATGAAACCGGCGCCACATTTGGGAAAGGTCTAGGACAGCTGACCTCGGTGATTGATTCAACTGGGAATAAGGTGATCTTTCAATATAATGAACGGGGACGAGCCATCGGTGAGACCCGAACGATCGATGGGATTAACTATACCTTTAGTAGCACATTCGACTCTTTAAATCGTCTCGATACAATTACCTATCCGGATAGCAGCCAGGTTCGATATCGCTACTTAAACAATGGACTTCTAGAAAAGGTTGACGATCCGCAAGCCGCTGCGGGCGCCACTCCTTATGTTCAATATTCCGGTTACAATGTGTTAGGCCAGCCAAGTCTCCTCACCTTCGGAAATGGGGTGACAACCGCCTATGCTTATCAGGCGGATAACTTTAGACTCCATTCAATCCTTACTAAGGATCCAACAACGAACAAGTGTTTTCAGAGTATGGACTATACATATGACTTCAAAGGCAATGTCGCTACCATAAACGATTACAGGAATGCGTCAGGCATTTGTGGAACTACATCGGTTAGCCAAGAGTTCAAATATGATCATCTCAGTCGATTGAAAACGGCGCTCGGTCCATATGGAGCGAACGGTGCCGCAAAATTTATCTACGATTATAACGAAATTGGGAATATTAATAGCGTCAAGAATTGTGCCCCAGACGAAACCTCCTGCTCTGATTCACTGTATACTTATCTGCCAAGCGGTCCGGCCAGTCAGCAGCCGCATGCAGTCACACAGGTAGGTAATCAGAATTATCAATATGACAAAAATGGCAACATGCTTACAGGTGCCGGTCGAAGCATTGATTATAATCAGGAGAACAGGCCGGATACGATTCGAATCGGAACCACTTCAGTGATTCAATTTACTTATGATGCCGGCGGTACCAAGATCAAGAAGCTTTTGCAGAAAGGTACTGCCCAGGAGACAACACTTTATATAAGCAGCCTATATGAGTGTAAGCAAGGCAGCGGGACGGTCGGAACTTCCTGCTCCAAATATATTACGGCAGGGGGGCGTCTCATCGCGATGAAAGACGGCCAATCGACCCACTACTTTCATCCGGATCATTTAGGAAGTACAAATATCATCACTAATAGCCAGAGAGATACGGGCGGTTTAATCCAAATTGACCAAAAGCTCAATTATCTTCCCTTCGGGACCACTCGCAGCGACAGCACCGACCCATTGGGTGGGACACGATATAAATATACGGGTCAAGAACTTGATTCGGACACAGCGGATGCGGCAGGGAATGCTCTTTATGATTATGGAGCGCGACTCTACGATCCGGCACTCGGTCGGTTCATTATGGCCGATCCAATCGTCCCACATCCAGGAAACCCGCAGAGCTTTAACCGCTATAGTTATGTTCGAAACAATCCTATTAATATGATTGATCCGACAGGCTACGCGGAGTGCAGTGCATATATTACCACGAATACAACTAATAATGGTGGGACGACCTCTGTAAATACCGTCCCCCAAGGAGGGCTTGCTCCCGGCCTGAATACAATTGTAATTCGACCTTATACGGTTTGCGGGTACCAGGTCGATAGTTTTAGCTGCTCACAAATTGGAAAGAACACTTATGCCTTTCAGTCGGTGGGTTCCATTAACGGTACTCCGATTTGGACCTATGACGCAATTGTAACGATGCCAATACAGCGAGCGGAATATGGCGCTGACCTTAAGGCATTCAGAGAGAGAGAAGCGATTTATGCTCGGGGATTCGCAGCCTCAATGGCCTCGGAGAATAGGTTTAGAGCTATGACCGCCGCCCTTCCGATGCTGGACTTTCCGGAGCCTCCACAGGAGCAGGACGGAATACTGGCAGCTCCCGATATGCCTCTCCCGCCTCGAGAGAGCTCAAGTGCTGAGAGCGCACGAGGTTCAGGAGGAGGAATGCAGCTCGCCATGGGGCCTACCAAAGGAGGCGTTGATCAGGCGGGTGACTTTCTTGGTGGGATTACAGACATGTTCAAGGATTACAATGACCTCGATTTACTGGCACATGATTGGAATCAATTTATCAGTGATTATATGGCTCTGTCCTCAAAGCTGGAAGTTGGGCAGACTCAACAAGCCTGGCTAGTCATGGACATTATGCCACCTCATCGATATCGCGGATTGGCGGAGACCTCATCGGGTTTTCTTACAAATAATGCAACAGACATGCTTCCGATCACAGTCTTTGGAATCACAGGACCAGACAGTCCCTATAAATTTAGAATCGATGCGGACCGGTTCTGCGCGAATGGGAAGTGTTAG